The following are encoded in a window of Anomalospiza imberbis isolate Cuckoo-Finch-1a 21T00152 chromosome 36, ASM3175350v1, whole genome shotgun sequence genomic DNA:
- the LOC137464097 gene encoding zinc finger protein 3-like, whose product MSPGSCGEERAPLSQEGSQRSSRSTELLEKAHGREKPHKCLECGQGVRCSSHLIEHQVIHTGERPYTCLECGKSFGQSSALGTHQRIHTGERPYECGRCGKRFQTSSNLLLHERIHTEERPFRCPDCGKGFNRNSSLTRHRRIHTGERPYECGECGKSFSTSSTLTKHQRRHH is encoded by the coding sequence cccagggagctgtggggaggaaagagcccccctgagccaggaaggcagCCAGAGATCCAGCCGGAGCACGGAGCTTCTGGAGAAGGCTCATGGCAGAGAGAAGccccacaagtgcttggaatgtgggcagggagTCCGttgcagctcccacctgatcgagcaccaggtgatccacaccggggaacggccctacacctgcttggaatgtgggaagagctttgggcagagctctgccctgggaacacaccagcgcatccacactggagagaggccctacgagtgtgggaggtgtgggaagaggtttcagaccagctccaatCTCCTCCTACatgagcggattcacacagaggagaggcccttccgctgccccgactgcgggaagggcttcaaccGCAACTCCAGCCTCACAaggcaccggcgcatccacactggggagaggccctacgagtgtggggagtgtgggaagagcttctccacgAGCTCAACCTTGACcaaacaccaacggaggcaccactAA